The genomic window GAACTTATAATTGGCGATAATAACAAGATAAGAGAGTTTACACTCTTTAACCCTGGGACAAAGGGTGGTGGCGGAAAAACCATCATAGGAAATCACAATCTTTTTATGGGTTATGTACATTTAGGTCATGATGTTATTATTGGAAACCACTGCATCTTAGCAAATGCTGCAACTTTAGCTGGTCATGTTGAAGTTGGAGATTACGCTGTTATTGGCGGTATGACACCTATCCACCAGTTTGTTCATATTGGAGATTATGCAATGATTGGCGGTGCTTCTGCACTTGCTCAAGATGTACCTCCCTTTTGTATGGCTGAGGGTAATCGTGCGACACTTAGGGGACTAAATTTAACAGGACTTAGAAGAAGTTTAGATAGAGAGGATATAAATGAGCTAAAATCTGCTTACAGAGATCTTTTTGAGTCTGGTAAACCTTTAAAAGAGAGTGCAAGTGAGCTTATTGAGATAACTCAAAATCACTATGTAAATGACTTATGCGACTTTGTGCTAAAGACAAAAAGAGGCATACCATTTGAGAGAAGAAGTGATGCTCAAAGAAAAAAATGATAAAAATTTTCGTGAATAGATGAGTAAAAAGGAAGTGAAATATGATTCATAGACATTGTAGTTTTTGTGACGCGAGTGAGAGTGAAGAAAACCCCCTAATAGCTGGTAATGGTGTTTACATCTGTAAAAACTGTGTGATTTCAGCCTATAAAATAATGTTTGGAGATGAAAAAGAGGCTTTGGGAGTAGATGAAGAAGAGCTCTTAGAGGCTGTAAACAACTTAATGACACCAAGAGAGTTAAATGAGTTTTTAGGCGAGTACATCATTGGACAAGAGAGAGCTAGAAAATTACTTAGTGTTGCAGTTTATAACCACTATAAAAGAATTTTTAAAACAAAACATGTAGTAGATGATGATACAGAGATAGCAAAATCAAATGTTTTACTAATCGGCCCAACAGGAAGTGGTAAAACACTTATGGCTCAAACTATTGCAAGAGTTCTCAATGTCCCTATAGCAATAGCTGATGCCACAAGTCTGACCGAAGCTGGATATGTTGGAGAAGATGTTGAAAATATCCTAACAAAGCTTATCCAAGCAGCTGATGGTGATGTTGAGAGGGCACAACAAGGCATAGTTTTTATAGATGAAGTAGATAAAGTTTCACGCATGAGTGAAAACCGCTCTATCACAAGAGATGTATCAGGCGAGGGAGTTCAACAAGCACTT from Sulfurimonas hongkongensis includes these protein-coding regions:
- the lpxA gene encoding acyl-ACP--UDP-N-acetylglucosamine O-acyltransferase — translated: MSNNKISPHAIIEDGAKIGKDVEIGAFCFISKDVIIGDGTKIAQNSCIYGKTTIGKNNTIFSHSVIGSIPQDLKYDGEEVELIIGDNNKIREFTLFNPGTKGGGGKTIIGNHNLFMGYVHLGHDVIIGNHCILANAATLAGHVEVGDYAVIGGMTPIHQFVHIGDYAMIGGASALAQDVPPFCMAEGNRATLRGLNLTGLRRSLDREDINELKSAYRDLFESGKPLKESASELIEITQNHYVNDLCDFVLKTKRGIPFERRSDAQRKK
- the clpX gene encoding ATP-dependent Clp protease ATP-binding subunit ClpX, producing MIHRHCSFCDASESEENPLIAGNGVYICKNCVISAYKIMFGDEKEALGVDEEELLEAVNNLMTPRELNEFLGEYIIGQERARKLLSVAVYNHYKRIFKTKHVVDDDTEIAKSNVLLIGPTGSGKTLMAQTIARVLNVPIAIADATSLTEAGYVGEDVENILTKLIQAADGDVERAQQGIVFIDEVDKVSRMSENRSITRDVSGEGVQQALLKIVEGAEVNIPPKGGRKHPNQEFTTINTTNILFICGGAFDGLDEILKKKQGDNVLGFGHDKKSKEERKMTYDMVEPDDLVSYGLIPELVGRLPIIASLNEISEDDMVRILTEPKNSLIKQYKKLFLIDEVELNFEEDALRAIAQKAIKRKTGARGLRAILEENMIDIMYELPDYAGYEVLITPEVINENVAPVYIKKSTKKIA